A genomic stretch from Neodiprion fabricii isolate iyNeoFabr1 chromosome 3, iyNeoFabr1.1, whole genome shotgun sequence includes:
- the LOC124179032 gene encoding tyrosine-protein kinase Shark isoform X2: MLPFTLQGTEDGTFLVRNSSSSLGDYVLSVLHNGEVIHYQIRKHEEDAFFSIDDETTIHGLDTLIEYYQDSHHGLETVLRNPRIGKPPPHDTRRHGRTNLLHRATVQRNYTIVSELLKCGYRSLDAKNQLGQTAVHLAAMNGADEILRKLIQNKASVNCRDSAGYTPLHYACQSNLPSTVRILITGGANIQARNTKTGMVPLHEAASRGHNTVIQVLLSMNAPVNPRTMEDDIPADLAKRNGHVECAKLLCDYQGPAPKEKRCNWYHGTLDRTEAVALLHKHGDVDGSFLVRFSDRHRGGYVLTVMYHKQAYHFQIQRKGDLLFIDNGPYLVSLEHVVEYYQCMPDGLPGPLLHPIAPIPRPPVPEMPSSIFNGNTLNKSRQSTAKRGKFSRDATLLETTSFSTQPDSVQNIDIDESSSYNIPVTANETNFDANLNSEAREIQEFIPGENLILGGVLGEGEFGSVYEGVYDAPTGVREPVAIKTLHESHSEATRAEFLREARVMMSLNHHCIVRLIGLSLGPPLLMVQELVPLGSMLAYLLEFPDRVNPNYELKIWASQIACGMKYVEELRLVHRDLAARNILLASRHQAKISDFGLSRTFGSNDYYRASEGGKWPIKWYAPESYNFGTFSNASDVWSFGVTLWEMFSYGDQPYGDRRGVDVIQLVENGERLEKPDKCPEHIYTVMKRCWSYSAADRPNFAELLEIFSSDPEYTNIKELIAAVDIS, from the exons ATGTTACCGTTCACGCtac aagGAACAGAGGATGGCACATTTTTAGTAAGAAACAGTAGCTCGTCCTTGGGGGATTACGTCTTATCTGTTCTCCACAATGGTGAAGTGATTCATTATCAAATTAGGAAACATGAGGAGGATGCTTTTTTCTCAATAG ATGATGAAACAACAATTCATGGGTTGGATACTCTGATCGAATATTATCAAGATAGTCATCATGGTCTTGAAACGGTTTTGCGCAACCCTCGCATTGGTAAACCGCCACCCCACGATACCAGGCGGCATGGACGAACGAACCTTCTTCACAGAGCGACTGTTCAG AGAAATTACACTATAGTCTCAGAGCTGCTGAAGTGCGGGTATAGAAGTCTGGATGCCAAAAATCAACTGGGTCAAACTGCTGTACATTTAGCAGCAATGAATGGAGCGGATGAAATTCTTCGAAAACTGATTCAAAATAAAGCCAGCGTTAATTGCAGGGATTCTGCTGGCTATACACCCCTACAC TATGCATGTCAAAGTAATTTACCAAGTACCGTTCGAATACTAATAACGGGTGGAGCAAATATTCAGGCAAGAAACACAAAGACAG GTATGGTTCCTCTGCATGAAGCAGCTAGTAGGGGACACAATACGGTGATACAAGTATTACTTTCCATGAACGCGCCTGTCAATCCTCGCACTATGGAAGATGATATACCGGCTGATCTTGCTAAGCGAAACGGTCATGTGGAATGTGCAAAGCTGTTGT GCGATTATCAGGGACCTGCTCCAAAAGAAAAACGCTGCAATTGGTACCACGGAACACTAGATAGAACCGAGGCAGTCGCTCTTTTACACAAACATGGTGACGTTGACGGATCATTTTTAGTTCGGTTTAGCGATCGTCACCGCGGTGGTTACGTACTCACAGTTATGTACCACAAGCAAGCGTACCATTTCCAAATACAAAGAAAG GGGGACTTGTTGTTTATTGATAATGGCCCCTACCTCGTTTCCCTGGAACACGTCGTAGAATATTATCAGTGTATGCCCGATGGCCTCCCTGGGCCTCTGCTTCATCCTATTGCTCCAATACCAAGACCACCGGTTCCTGAAATGCCTTCGTCTATATTTAATGGG AACACACTCAATAAATCGAGACAGTCAACGGCTAAGAGAGGCAAATTTTCTAGAGATGCAACACTACTAGAGACCACATCTTTTTCAACTCAGCCTGACTCTGTTCAAAATATTGACATTGACGAATCTTCATCTTACAATATCCCAGTCACGGCTAATGAGACAAACTTTGATGCTAATTTGAATTCAGAAGCACGGGAAATCCAAG AGTTCATTCCGGGAGAAAATTTGATCCTTGGAGGCGTCCTTGGCGAAGGTGAATTCGGATCAGTCTACGAAGGAGTGTATGATGCTCCGACAGGTGTTCGGGAACCAGTTGCAATCAAGACACTTCATGAATCTCACAGCGAAGCCACTCGTGCCGAATTTCTGAGAGAGGCGCGCGTTATGATGTCTCTCAACCATCATTGCATAGTCAGGCTCATCGGGCTTTCCTTAGGACCACCCTTGCTCATG GTTCAAGAATTAGTTCCACTCGGCTCGATGCTGGCATATCTTCTAGAATTTCCCGACCGAGTAAATCCGAACtacgaattgaaaatatggGCATCGCAGATTGCTTGTG GTATGAAATACGTGGAGGAACTCCGACTTGTGCATAGGGATTTGGCTGCACGAAATATTCTACTTGCTTCCAGACATCAAGCCAAGATCAGTGACTTTGGGCTTTCACGAACGTTTGGTTCCAACGATTACTACAGGGCTAGCGAGGGTGGAAAGTGGCCAATAAAGTG GTATGCCCCGGAATCATACAACTTCGGTACATTTTCTAACGCAAGCGATGTATGGAGTTTTGGGGTTACGCTGTGGGAAATGTTTTCTTACGGAGATCAGCCGTACGGAGATCGACGCGGAGTAGAT GTAATTCAACTGGTCGAGAATGGCGAACGTCTTGAAAAACCGGATAAATGTCCGGAGCATATTTACACGGTAATGAAACGCTGCTGGTCATACTCAGCCGCGGATCGCCCGAACTTTGCCGAACTCTTGGAAATATTTAGCAGTGATCCCGAGTACACTAACATCAAAGAGCTTATTGCCGCTGTCGATATCAGCTGA
- the LOC124179032 gene encoding tyrosine-protein kinase Shark isoform X1: MGSEENIAWYHEDLSRQDAENMLKEEGTEDGTFLVRNSSSSLGDYVLSVLHNGEVIHYQIRKHEEDAFFSIDDETTIHGLDTLIEYYQDSHHGLETVLRNPRIGKPPPHDTRRHGRTNLLHRATVQRNYTIVSELLKCGYRSLDAKNQLGQTAVHLAAMNGADEILRKLIQNKASVNCRDSAGYTPLHYACQSNLPSTVRILITGGANIQARNTKTGMVPLHEAASRGHNTVIQVLLSMNAPVNPRTMEDDIPADLAKRNGHVECAKLLCDYQGPAPKEKRCNWYHGTLDRTEAVALLHKHGDVDGSFLVRFSDRHRGGYVLTVMYHKQAYHFQIQRKGDLLFIDNGPYLVSLEHVVEYYQCMPDGLPGPLLHPIAPIPRPPVPEMPSSIFNGNTLNKSRQSTAKRGKFSRDATLLETTSFSTQPDSVQNIDIDESSSYNIPVTANETNFDANLNSEAREIQEFIPGENLILGGVLGEGEFGSVYEGVYDAPTGVREPVAIKTLHESHSEATRAEFLREARVMMSLNHHCIVRLIGLSLGPPLLMVQELVPLGSMLAYLLEFPDRVNPNYELKIWASQIACGMKYVEELRLVHRDLAARNILLASRHQAKISDFGLSRTFGSNDYYRASEGGKWPIKWYAPESYNFGTFSNASDVWSFGVTLWEMFSYGDQPYGDRRGVDVIQLVENGERLEKPDKCPEHIYTVMKRCWSYSAADRPNFAELLEIFSSDPEYTNIKELIAAVDIS, encoded by the exons ATGGGCAGCGAGGAAAACATAGCGTGGTATCACGAAGATCTTTCTCGTCAAGATGCGGAAAATATGTTGAAGGAAG aagGAACAGAGGATGGCACATTTTTAGTAAGAAACAGTAGCTCGTCCTTGGGGGATTACGTCTTATCTGTTCTCCACAATGGTGAAGTGATTCATTATCAAATTAGGAAACATGAGGAGGATGCTTTTTTCTCAATAG ATGATGAAACAACAATTCATGGGTTGGATACTCTGATCGAATATTATCAAGATAGTCATCATGGTCTTGAAACGGTTTTGCGCAACCCTCGCATTGGTAAACCGCCACCCCACGATACCAGGCGGCATGGACGAACGAACCTTCTTCACAGAGCGACTGTTCAG AGAAATTACACTATAGTCTCAGAGCTGCTGAAGTGCGGGTATAGAAGTCTGGATGCCAAAAATCAACTGGGTCAAACTGCTGTACATTTAGCAGCAATGAATGGAGCGGATGAAATTCTTCGAAAACTGATTCAAAATAAAGCCAGCGTTAATTGCAGGGATTCTGCTGGCTATACACCCCTACAC TATGCATGTCAAAGTAATTTACCAAGTACCGTTCGAATACTAATAACGGGTGGAGCAAATATTCAGGCAAGAAACACAAAGACAG GTATGGTTCCTCTGCATGAAGCAGCTAGTAGGGGACACAATACGGTGATACAAGTATTACTTTCCATGAACGCGCCTGTCAATCCTCGCACTATGGAAGATGATATACCGGCTGATCTTGCTAAGCGAAACGGTCATGTGGAATGTGCAAAGCTGTTGT GCGATTATCAGGGACCTGCTCCAAAAGAAAAACGCTGCAATTGGTACCACGGAACACTAGATAGAACCGAGGCAGTCGCTCTTTTACACAAACATGGTGACGTTGACGGATCATTTTTAGTTCGGTTTAGCGATCGTCACCGCGGTGGTTACGTACTCACAGTTATGTACCACAAGCAAGCGTACCATTTCCAAATACAAAGAAAG GGGGACTTGTTGTTTATTGATAATGGCCCCTACCTCGTTTCCCTGGAACACGTCGTAGAATATTATCAGTGTATGCCCGATGGCCTCCCTGGGCCTCTGCTTCATCCTATTGCTCCAATACCAAGACCACCGGTTCCTGAAATGCCTTCGTCTATATTTAATGGG AACACACTCAATAAATCGAGACAGTCAACGGCTAAGAGAGGCAAATTTTCTAGAGATGCAACACTACTAGAGACCACATCTTTTTCAACTCAGCCTGACTCTGTTCAAAATATTGACATTGACGAATCTTCATCTTACAATATCCCAGTCACGGCTAATGAGACAAACTTTGATGCTAATTTGAATTCAGAAGCACGGGAAATCCAAG AGTTCATTCCGGGAGAAAATTTGATCCTTGGAGGCGTCCTTGGCGAAGGTGAATTCGGATCAGTCTACGAAGGAGTGTATGATGCTCCGACAGGTGTTCGGGAACCAGTTGCAATCAAGACACTTCATGAATCTCACAGCGAAGCCACTCGTGCCGAATTTCTGAGAGAGGCGCGCGTTATGATGTCTCTCAACCATCATTGCATAGTCAGGCTCATCGGGCTTTCCTTAGGACCACCCTTGCTCATG GTTCAAGAATTAGTTCCACTCGGCTCGATGCTGGCATATCTTCTAGAATTTCCCGACCGAGTAAATCCGAACtacgaattgaaaatatggGCATCGCAGATTGCTTGTG GTATGAAATACGTGGAGGAACTCCGACTTGTGCATAGGGATTTGGCTGCACGAAATATTCTACTTGCTTCCAGACATCAAGCCAAGATCAGTGACTTTGGGCTTTCACGAACGTTTGGTTCCAACGATTACTACAGGGCTAGCGAGGGTGGAAAGTGGCCAATAAAGTG GTATGCCCCGGAATCATACAACTTCGGTACATTTTCTAACGCAAGCGATGTATGGAGTTTTGGGGTTACGCTGTGGGAAATGTTTTCTTACGGAGATCAGCCGTACGGAGATCGACGCGGAGTAGAT GTAATTCAACTGGTCGAGAATGGCGAACGTCTTGAAAAACCGGATAAATGTCCGGAGCATATTTACACGGTAATGAAACGCTGCTGGTCATACTCAGCCGCGGATCGCCCGAACTTTGCCGAACTCTTGGAAATATTTAGCAGTGATCCCGAGTACACTAACATCAAAGAGCTTATTGCCGCTGTCGATATCAGCTGA